In the genome of Manis javanica isolate MJ-LG chromosome 17, MJ_LKY, whole genome shotgun sequence, one region contains:
- the WDR87 gene encoding LOW QUALITY PROTEIN: WD repeat-containing protein 87 (The sequence of the model RefSeq protein was modified relative to this genomic sequence to represent the inferred CDS: substituted 1 base at 1 genomic stop codon), whose amino-acid sequence MSSPRLIPLWKDFKYLINDILQKSKQTLDGPKSDVVVLSDRSQTLFKESCHPHNMPFVCYYFSDANFFASLSWVTPSTKDTQAVVWMKSKTEDVVEKRTFSMMEQLPPIQSMVHTGSFHILVAYCGDLLLRLFGDHFRXFKPLGIVPCRFNINCLCYDPETKMLFSGILGAVVTWIIELSGKGLQIAYVIPMPGDELVQDIVLNGPSGTLLALCETVVRVLERQGPGQLGEVRKFTSTTSGSSISSCFTCFDQDFLYAGNKTGEVQVWSLTQGHSLHSFKAHSSSVVCIRSWPEAHTLLTAGREGLIKEWSLASGNLLRQLELGEELYRLQFIDSSTFFCQTTHTFSLSSLPCFYSLFNVCGSAPQQVRRVCCGYNWFRILCTTEDGLLRFVSPVTGNLLVLTWPFSILDQAVDWAYDPDKEELFVATGSTEVLVFDTTRSPCPAKYLLCTSLNSYDRVQCLAYGHFRLGRGLQGLVFSGHQTGVIKVLSQHSCAQIERFMHFGAVLALSTLPPEIFGGRENSLLCSYGMDNYIHLSEAVLEGIRVYLQPLASILSSCQLKHLILLPKSVGAITDTNCLRLWKFHDFLSSGSQKGSKFIETLPLHQCTITSFDVCLSLSLFVTGGIDGSVRIWNFHGRLVAMLDSPLHFGPLCFANDRGDLLVAFNQSLYLVSCLKLLPRTLLVHLSFMSMTDDMLEIPKPFIPSFFFSFETMFVPKYVYLGHKKELVHLESLVNRRAIAFDHTVPHVIEEDEEGSPVLLSTYRQESLYKEETDSMQESKPHHTHYVVPPQLQLTTWDGLNPCKILQGYFGHGQKWLLAPDCYIPNSVIRARLFPEGSPIYLQCNLHSSMRELEWDKSRQFFFWHAGVKAISNVGEYPPEKEDEDFIEMRMSKDVTYSVLTDPTNHSWLGRKMSEIAVSSLIETVLNIMIHASPLKYQCCIGALGQIFASYQVSPSLHSETAHRLLDGTTNSHPQIRELAWDGLKRLGMVTHLFAIPLSQGLMDKDQRVREKAWSLMPDTGIHTKTSLLSLIQNRETFREMRQEMVGDEPLDHLLGMRATDLQILSTQVEQRLSENLTLSHEYEKPAFSLDVSRASQHRSFPVQPDTVLEKPKVAIKPSKGQRRGRTAGTKPTTRKWLRGFKKIETGIEPGLLEGVCDQGAAEPVEVEDTDIDSRRSSVATILKISKDAEQSPEKDASKDHVAMALKMLQEIREKKGKKTTVRKPIKRRKKTKKAEVIEEHLPPVKEELVVRKVKAGGQGAHGVPGLRTTPGDGSSWRDDLCRLMALRISGSQTKMSEDLNTELVTVAQEVLADQHPSWELFQEKKKFEGQEEGMSEGEPERLGENEEEAEGRSSLEEEAAKKKTLSEKETPEFQEERRKDLGGRQTVSSIGKRIPEIKGSATKSGVPKIPSKRLTSIALKKEEKMPEPVSMKQVSGKDKAMVLEMPSIVPGTRFMGEQELLKGHKPISPQVWDTILESQELDLETPYLSHMLRKTMEALKLQGKPRGAKWQQLLQHHTSLMGQTKRKSPVPETLAKEIYAEVSLSDVDWIHHVLEWMEAGEQLSRDSFHRLCQLLKDFTSKGNIEWLRLAQLEAVVHHHRQILESQSTRISRPSKEPMGLNYVKAIPPIKGKEKESWLRSWAVPIPKSPLSTKGIPDSKALNLHLLGGPYKSARAEQISTALKEMHRQYFYPATGDIFTDAHDSVEKQTLTPMFQKDHGAFTGKGRFPKLPKLVKKAQSISKKEVLPWETFVAVYHVLRVLREQHAKDSAAWMEQFYQLMDLYQLKSPQIQRLLQELLVREEPQSHEITYREALKTMELAPGERLFYHLLCGSSYIPRGPLEFQEVVPIPGQNNVRTILPIGIARYGILELAWKSLPEADIHLTKELPHIIAPNP is encoded by the exons CAAACCTTAGATGGTCCAAAGAGTGACGTAGTTGTGCTGAGTGATCGGTCCCAGACACTGTTCAAAGAGTCTTGCCATCCTCACAATATGCCGTTTGTATGCTATTACTTCAGTGATGCCAACTTCTTTGCCTCCCTCTCGTGGGTGACGCCAAGCACAAAAGATACACAG GCTGTAGTATGGATGAAAAGCAAAACTGAGGACGTGGTCGAGAAGAGAACATTCTCCATGATGGAACAACTGCCACCCATCCAGTCCATGGTTCACACAGGTTCCTTTCATATCCTCGTGGCTTACTGTGGTGACCTGCTCCTGCGGCTCTTTGGGGACCACTTTCGGTGATTCAAACCCTTGGGTATAGTGCCCTGCCGCTTTAACATCAACTGCCTGTGCTATGACCCGGAAACGAAGATGCTTTTTTCGGGCATCCTGGGGGCAGTGGTCACTTGGATCATTGAGCTGAGTGGCAAGGGCCTCCAAATAGCCTACGTGATTCCCATGCCTGGTGATGAGCTTGTCCAGGACATCGTGTTGAATGGTCCCAGTGGCACCCTCCTGGCCCTTTGTGAGACTGTGGTGAGGGTCCTGGAGCGTCAGGGCCCAGGCCAGCTGGGAGAGGTGAGGAAGTTCACTTCTACCACCAGTGGCTCCTCTATCAGCTCCTGCTTCACCTGTTTTGATCAGGACTTTCTCTATGCTGGAAACAAGACTGGGGAAGTCCAAGTATGGAGCCTTACCCAGGGCCACTCTCTCCACAGTTTCAAGGCCCATTCCTCCTCAGTGGTGTGTATCCGCAGCTGGCCAGAAGCCCACACCCTGCTAACAGCTGGCAGGGAAGGCTTAATCAAGGAGTGGAGCCTTGCTTCAGGGAACCTGCTGCGGCAGCTAGAACTTGGTGAGGAACTGTACCGACTCCAGTTTATCGATAGCAGTACTTTCTTCTGCCAGACTACCCATACTTTCTCCTTGAGCTCTCTTCCCTGCTTCTATAGCCTCTTCAatgtctgtggctctgctccccAACAGGTGCGAAGGGTCTGCTGTGGTTATAACTGGTTCCGGATCCTGTGTACAACTGAAGATGGCTTGTTACGCTTTGTGTCCCCAGTAACAGGGAATCTTCtggttctcacctggcccttcTCAATCCTGGACCAGGCTGTGGATTGGGCCTATGACCCAGATAAAGAGGAGCTGTTTGTAGCAACAGGCAGCACAGAAGTGCTGGTATTTGACACAACGCGCTCCCCTTGCCCAGCCAAGTATCTTTTATGCACCTCACTGAATTCTTATGACCGGGTACAATGCCTGGCTTATGGGCATTTCCGCCTGGGTCGGGGTCTGCAAGGACTAGTGTTCTCTGGACACCAGACTGGTGTGATAAAAGTGCTCTCCCAGCATAGCTGTGCCCAAATAGAGAGATTCATGCACTTTGGGGCTGTACTGGCACTCTCTACATTGCCTCCAGAGATTTTTGGTGGCCGAGAAAACTCTTTGCTCTGTTCCTATGGAATGGATAACTACATACACCTATCAGAAGCTGTGCTTGAGGGGATCAGAGTATATCTGCAGCCCCTTGCCAGCATTCTCAGTAGCTGTCAACTAAAACACCTGATACTCTTGCCCAAGTCTGTGGGTGCCATCACGGACACTAACTGCTTGCGTCTCTGGAAGTTCCATGATTTTCTGTCCTCTGGGTCACAGAAAGGCTCCAAGTTCATAGAGACACTGCCTCTGCACCAGTGCACCATCACATCCTTTGATGTCTGCCTGTCCTTGAGTCTTTTTGTCACAGGTGGTATTGATGGCTCTGTGCGGATCTGGAACTTCCATGGTAGACTTGTAGCCATGCTGGACTCACCATTGCACTTTGGCCCACTCTGCTTTGCAAATGACCGGGGTGACCTGCTTGTGGCTTTCAACCAGAGTCTTTATCTGGTGTCCTGTCTAAAACTGCTTCCCCGCACCCTGCTGGTTCACCTTTCCTTTATGAGCATGACAGATGACATGCTGGAAATCCCTAAGCCTTTCATACCAAGCTTCTTCTTCTCCTTTGAGACCATGTTTGTGCCCAAGTATGTCTATCTTGGACACAAGAAGGAATTAGTGCACTTGGAAAGCCTTGTCAATAGGCGGGCCATTGCCTTTGACCATACTGTGCCACATGTCATAGAAGAAGATGAGGAAGGAAGCCCCGTGTTACTGTCGACCTACAGACAGGAGTCCTTGTATAAGGAGGAAACTGATAGCATGCAGGAGAGCAAACCTCATCATACCCATTATGTGGTTCCTCCCCAACTACAGCTGACTACATGGGATGGACTCAACCCCTGTAAAATACTGCAAGGCTACTTTGGTCATGGGCAGAAATGGCTGTTAGCGCCTGATTGCTACATCCCCAACTCAGTGATCCGTGCCCGTCTTTTTCCAGAGGGCAGCCCGATATACCTGCAATGCAACCTGCACTCATCTATGCGGGAACTGGAATGGGACAAGTCTCGGCAATTCTTCTTCTGGCATGCTGGGGTAAAAGCAATAAGTAATGTGGGAGAATATCCACCAGAAAAGGAGGATGAAGACTTCATAGAAATGAGAATGAGCAAGGATGTAACCTACAGTGTCCTTACAGACCCAACAAACCACAGCTGGCTGGGAAGAAAGATGAGTGAAATAGCTGTCAGTAGCCTGATTGAGACAGTCCTCAACATTATGATCCATGCCTCTCCACTGAAGTACCAGTGCTGTATTGGTGCACTAGGGCAAATCTTTGCCTCTTACCAGGTGTCTCCGTCTCTGCACTCTGAAACAGCCCATCGTCTGCTGGATGGTACAACCAATTCCCATCCACAGATCCGAGAGCTAGCCTGGGATGGGCTGAAGCGTCTAGGAATGGTTACTCATCTCTTTGCCATACCTCTGTCCCAAGGACTGATGGACAAGGAccagagagtgagagagaaggcCTGGAGCCTCATGCCTGACACTGGGATTCACACTAAGACCTCACTCTTAAGTTTGATCCAGAACCGAGAGACTTTCCGAGAGATGCG GCAGGAAATGGTTGGGGATGAACCCCTGGACCATCTGCTGGGGATGCGGGCCACAGATCTCCAGATCCTTTCTACTCAAGTGGAGCAGCGGTTGAGTGAAAACCTGACTTTGTCACATGAATATGAAAAGCCTGCTTTTTCTTTGGATGTCTCAAGGGCTTCTCAACATAGGTCTTTTCCTGTGCAACCTGATACAGTTCTTGAAAAACCCAAAGTTGCCATCAAGCCCAGCAAAGGCCAAAGACGGGGCCGAACAGCAGGCACAAAGCCTA CCACCCGAAAATGGTTGCGGGGCTTCAAGAAGATAGAGACTGGCATAGAGCCAGGCCTTTTAGAGGGTGTATGTGACCAGGGTGCAGCTGAACCAGTTGAGGTGGAGGATACAGACATCGATTCCAGAAGGTCTTCAGTTGCCACTATACTGAAGATTTCAAAAGATGCTGAACAATCTCCAGAGAAAGATGCCTCAAAGGATCATGTTGCAATGGCCTTGAAGATGCTACAGGAAATACGTgagaaaaaaggcaagaaaacaacAGTTCGGAAACCCATAAAGAGGCGCAAGAAGACCAAAAAAGCTGAAGTTATTGAGGAACATCTGCCTCCTGTAAAGGAAGAACTAGTTGTGAGGAAGGTGAAAGCCGGAGGGCAGGGTGCCCATGGGGTGCCTGGCCTCAGGACCACCCCTGGAGATGGCTCCTCATGGCGGGATGATCTGTGTCGTCTCATGGCCCTGAGGATATCTGGCTCCCAAACAAAAATGTCAGAAGATCTAAACACTGAGCTAGTGACCGTGGCTCAGGAGGTGCTGGCAGATCAGCACCCCAGCTGGGAGCTCTTTCAGGAGAAGAAGAAG tttgaagggcaggaggaaggcatGAGTGAGGGAGAGCCGGAACGTCTGGGTGAGAATGAGGAGGAGGCCGAGGGGAGAAGCTCACTGGAGGAAGAGGCAGCCAAGAAAAAAACACtctcagaaaaagaaacaccAGAGTttcaagaagagagaagaaaggatctagGAGGAAGACAAACTGTCTCTTCTATTGGAAAAAGAATCCCCGAGATCAAAGGCAGTGCTACGAAATCGGGAGTTCCAAAAATCCCTTCCAAGAGACTGACCTCAATAGctctgaagaaggaagagaagatgcCAGAGCCAGTGTCTATGAAACAAGTATCTGGGAAAGATAAGGCCATGGTGCTTGAGATGCCCAGTATAGTCCCAGGGACAAGGTTTATGGGTGAACAAGAACTGCTGAAGGGCCATAAGCCCATATCTCCACAAGTTTGGGATACAATTTTGGAGTCCCAAGAGCTGGACTTAGAGACCCCGTATTTATCCCACATGTTGAGGAAGACCATGGAAGCTCTGAAACTCCAAGGCAAACCACGAGGGGCCAAGTGGCAGCAGCTCTTGCAGCATCATACATCTCTGATGGGCCAGACCAAGAGAAAATCACCTGTGCCTGAAACCTTGGCTAAGGAAATATATGCAGAAGTAAGCCTCTCAGATGTAGACTGGATCCACCATGTCCTAGAATGGATGGAAGCAGGAGAACAGCTTTCCAGGGATAGTTTCCACAGATTGTGCCAGCTTCTCAAAGACTTCACCTCAAAGGGAAACATAGAGTGGCTACGTCTGGCCCAACTTGAAGCTGTTGTGCACCATCACAGGCAGATCCTGGAGTCACAGAGTACACGTATCTCAAGACCCAGTAAGGAGCCCATGGGTCTAAATTACGTGAAAGCGATCCCTCctataaaaggaaaggaaaaggaaagctgGCTCAGATCTTGGGCTGTCCCCATACCAAAGTCCCCATTATCTACCAAAGGGATTCCAGACTCAAAGGCTCTAAACTTGCATCTTCTAGGAGGGCCTTACAAGAGTGCACGGGCAGAGCAGATATCCACTGCTCTCAAGGAGATGCATAGACAGTACTTTTATCCTGCCACAGGAGACATTTTCACAGATGCCCATGACTCTGTAGAAAAACAAACCCTAACTCCTATGTTTCAGAAAGATCATGGGGCTTTTACAGGTAAGGGCAGGTTTCCCAAGTTGCCCAAGTTGGTGAAA